The following is a genomic window from Pectobacterium carotovorum.
CCCGGCTTCAAGCTGATGAATAACCCGGTGTGCCCGATTCAGATCGCAGGTCACGATGCCAGCCGCCAGCCCATACTCGCTATCATTGGCGCGGTGGATAACCTCATCCTCATCCTGATACGTCAGAATGCTCATGACCGGGCCAAAGATTTCTTCCCGCACAATCTTCATATCGTCCCGGCAGTCTGTGAACACCGTCGGGGCAACGTATGCGCCTTGTGCATATTTCTCGTCAGTCATCGGTTCGCCACCCACCAGCACGCGAGCGCCTTCGCGTTTTCCACTTTCGATGTAACGCAATACGGATTCTTTGTGCGGGAAGCTAACCAGTGGACCAAAATTTACCTGTTCGTCAGTCGGGTCACCAATACGGATGCGCTGAACGCGAGCCAGAATTTTTTCCTCAAACTGCGCCTGCAATGCCTGTGGAACGAAGACGCGCGTACCGTTGGTGCACACCTGACCTGAGCTGAAGAAATTCGCCATCATGGCGATATCCGCTGCTTTATCCAGATCTGCATCAGCAAAAATGATCAGCGGCGATTTCCCACCCAGCTCCATCGTAACGTCTTTCAGCGTCGAGCCAGCGGCATTGGCCATTACCGTTTTCCCGCTGGCGATCCCTCCGGTGAAAGAGACTTTGGCAATCCCCGGATGCGTGGTCAGCGCCTGACCAACGGATTGTCCCGTTCCCGTCAGCACATTGAATACGCCCGCCGGTAACCCAGCCTCGGTATAGATTTCTGCCAGCTTCAGCGCGGTAAGCGACGTGACTTCACTGGGCTTGAAGATCATCGCGTTGCCAGCCGCCAGCGCAGGGGCCGATTTCCACAATGCGATCTGAATGGGGTAGTTCCAGGCACCGATGCCAGCGACCACCCCAAGCGGTTCTCGGCGGGTATAGACGAACGAGGTATCACGCAGGGGAATCTGCTGCCCTTCAAGCATGGGAATCAACCCCGCGTAATATTCCAGAACATCCGCACCGGTCACGATATCGACGGTGCGCGTTTCTGAGAGCGGCTTGCCGGTATCGTGCGTTTCAAGCAATGCGAGTTCATCATTGCGCTCACGCAGGATATCCACGGTACGGCGTAAAATACGCGAGCGCTCCATCGCTGTCATGGCCGCCCATATCTTCTGCCCTGCGGTTGCTGCGCTGACCGCCCGGTCAACGTCAGCGGCAGTGGCTGACTGAAGCTGGGCGATGATGTCGCCATTCGCGGGGTTTATCGCATCAAACGTATCGTCACCTGTGCTATCGACATATGTGCCGTTGATATAAAGCTGTTGTAAACCGTAGCGAGACATAAATTCTCCTGTCTGATGGCTGCCCGGACACGCATTCCGGGCAGAAAAGGCAAAATGATAAGGAAGGGTTACGCGCGAGTGAGCTGCTGCTCGATATAGTCATAGGCAATGCTCAGCGCTTCTTCGCGGTTGAAGGCGTCATGACTTAGCGCACCGCGCAGCCACAGTCCATCGATCAGACCTGCCAACCCTTTTGCCGCAAGACGTGCGTTGCCTTTCGACAAACAACGGCTAAATTCGACACACAGGTTGGAGTAAAGCCGCCGATCGTTAACCTGCTGTAGCCGATGGAGCATAGGGGAATGCAGGCTACTGGCCCAGAACGCCAGCCAGGTTTTCATCGCCGCGCTATTCGTCTGGCTATCATCAAAGTTTCCCTGAACAATCGCCCGCAAACGTGCACGAGGTGTGTTTTCCGTCAGGCCCAGCAATCTTGATTTCACTGCCAGCCCCAGATGACTGATCAGGTAGCGCATCGTCGCTTCCAGTAAGCCATTTTTATCGCGGAAGTAATGGCTGATGATCCCGTTCGACACTCCCGCACGTCGGGCAATCTGTACGATCGAGGCGTCGTGCATCCCCACATCGTTAATCGCTGCCAGCGTCGCGTCGATGAGCTGTTGTCGTCTGATAGGCTGCATTCCGACTTTAGGCACTGCACTTCCCCTTCATTATCTTCCCTTCATTTTGCGTGATGAATCACGGTAAACGACGGTGATTCATGATCCGATTTGTCCCATTAAACTTTTTTTTGATTGAACGTTCAATAAAAAATGAATATCTTTTATTGCTGAAAGGTTAAAAATCTGTATCAATTATCATGAAAAATGGTGTGAGTTCAGACGATAACTCCACCTTTAAAAGAATAATTTCTTTTTTGTTCTGACGATCTTCTTCAACGGAAAGCGTACTCAGCGGATGTCCTGCGCCCCATTCTTGGTATGCGCTAAGCACACTTCGTGGAGAGAGGAATCAGAGTATCTGTTCACGTAACGCAAGGGATAACCATGCCAGCATCAGAAACGACCACCCAACAGGATCGCCTGAATCCTGTCGTGTTCTACACATCAGCGGGACTCATCCTGACATTCTCGCTGATGACCATGTTGTTTAACAAAGAAGCAAATGCCTGGATTACCCACGCACTCAACTGGGTTTCCGCTACCTTTGGTTGGTACTATCTGCTCGCCGCCACGCTCTACATCGTTTTCGTTATCTTCATCGCCTCCTCTCGCTTTGGTTCGATCAAGCTCGGGCCGGAGCAGTCGAAACCTGAATTTAGCTTGATGAGTTGGGCAGCAATGCTGTTCGCGGCAGGGATCGGCATCGATTTAATGTTCTTTTCCGTCGCGGAACCCATTACGCAATATATGATGCCGCCGGAAGGACAAGGCCAAACGATGGAGGCGGCACGGCAG
Proteins encoded in this region:
- the betB gene encoding betaine-aldehyde dehydrogenase, coding for MSRYGLQQLYINGTYVDSTGDDTFDAINPANGDIIAQLQSATAADVDRAVSAATAGQKIWAAMTAMERSRILRRTVDILRERNDELALLETHDTGKPLSETRTVDIVTGADVLEYYAGLIPMLEGQQIPLRDTSFVYTRREPLGVVAGIGAWNYPIQIALWKSAPALAAGNAMIFKPSEVTSLTALKLAEIYTEAGLPAGVFNVLTGTGQSVGQALTTHPGIAKVSFTGGIASGKTVMANAAGSTLKDVTMELGGKSPLIIFADADLDKAADIAMMANFFSSGQVCTNGTRVFVPQALQAQFEEKILARVQRIRIGDPTDEQVNFGPLVSFPHKESVLRYIESGKREGARVLVGGEPMTDEKYAQGAYVAPTVFTDCRDDMKIVREEIFGPVMSILTYQDEDEVIHRANDSEYGLAAGIVTCDLNRAHRVIHQLEAGICWINTWGESPAEMPVGGYKHSGVGRENGITTLEHYTQIKSVQVELGEFRSVF
- the betI gene encoding transcriptional regulator BetI — its product is MPKVGMQPIRRQQLIDATLAAINDVGMHDASIVQIARRAGVSNGIISHYFRDKNGLLEATMRYLISHLGLAVKSRLLGLTENTPRARLRAIVQGNFDDSQTNSAAMKTWLAFWASSLHSPMLHRLQQVNDRRLYSNLCVEFSRCLSKGNARLAAKGLAGLIDGLWLRGALSHDAFNREEALSIAYDYIEQQLTRA